A single Oryza brachyantha chromosome 8, ObraRS2, whole genome shotgun sequence DNA region contains:
- the LOC121055229 gene encoding uncharacterized protein LOC121055229 translates to MAHKEKSFEEGEAMAAASSSPFFAHPSSLLRHVVHGCAGYLSGLCRSLQNLKPAAPSLKQDQADEKAVAVENVQISTRAVATPRRPLLREGNGGKGGAHHNAGF, encoded by the exons ATGGCGCACAAGGAGAAGAGCTTCGAGGAAGGAGAAGCCATGGCGGCCGCTTCATCGTCGCCATTCTTCGCTCACCCATCGTCGCTGCTGCGGCACGTCGTCCATGGCTGCGCCGGCTACCTCTCCGGCCTCTGCCGTTCTCTCCAGAATCTGAAACCAGCCGCTCCATCTCTGAAACAAGATCAGGCTGACGAGA AGGCTGTGGCTGTTGAGAATGTTCAGATCAGCACAAGAGCAGTGGCGACTCCACGGAGGCCACTTCTGAGAGAAGGAAACGGGGGAAAAGGCGGAGCACACCACAACGCCGGCTTTTAA